One Setaria italica strain Yugu1 chromosome I, Setaria_italica_v2.0, whole genome shotgun sequence DNA window includes the following coding sequences:
- the LOC101782336 gene encoding terpene synthase 2, chloroplastic-like, with the protein MGMMFQHSADDVLRRFTNSAGEFSLAPSKDIVGLLSLHDMSHLDIGEEASLYKAKVFSSKHLASAIRYLEPGLARYVRHSLDHPYHLSLMQYKARHHLSYLQSLPSKKCATAMQQLAIAEFHLNKLLHQKEMEEVKRWWMGLGLAQEIPAARDQLLKWYMWSMMILHGSSISKYRVELIKVISLVYIVDDIFDLVGTQDELSLFTEEIKMWNTEPCDSLPSCMRSCYKALYTTMNEIADVAEKQHGVNPANHLRKAWTELFDVSWLSQNGWQPVMFLPQRTT; encoded by the exons ATGGGCATGATGTTTCAGCACTCAGCAG ATGACGTTCTCCGGAGGTTCACCAACAGCGCTGGCGAATTCAGCCTTGCTCCCAGCAAGGACATTGTGGGGCTCCTAAGCTTGCATGACATGTCACACTTGGACATTGGAGAAGAAGCATCACTCTACAAGGCAAAGGTGTTCTCAAGCAAGCACCTTGCATCTGCCATCAGGTACCTGGAGCCAGGCCTCGCAAGGTATGTGAGGCACTCCCTGGATCACCCATACCACCTGAGCCTGATGCAGTACAAGGCCAGGCACCACCTCAGCTACCTGCAGAGCCTGCCAAGCAAAAAGTGTGCTACTGCAATGCAGCAGCTGGCAATTGCAGAATTCCATCTTAACAAACTGCTGCATCAGAAAGAAATGGAAGAGGTTAAAAG ATGGTGGATGGGCCTAGGACTGGCTCAAGAAATACCGGCGGCCCGGGACCAGTTGCTGAAATGGTACATGTGGTCCATGATGATCCTCCACGGATCTTCCATCTCCAAATACCGGGTTGAGTTGATAAAGGTCATCTCACTAGTCTATATTGTTGATGACATATTTGATCTTGTTGGCACACAAGATGAGCTCTCTCTCTTCACCGAGGAAATCAAAAT GTGGAATACTGAGCCTTGTGATTCACTCCCCAGCTGCATGAGATCATGCTACAAGGCTCTTTACACCACTATGAATGAGATCGCAGATGTGGCCGAAAAGCAGCATGGAGTGAACCCTGCCAATCACCTCAGGAAAGCT TGGACAGAGCTGTTTGATGTTTCATGGCTGAGTCAAAATGGCTGGCAGCCGGTCATGTTCCTGCCGCAGAGGACTACCTAA